From one Lycium barbarum isolate Lr01 chromosome 6, ASM1917538v2, whole genome shotgun sequence genomic stretch:
- the LOC132645927 gene encoding cullin-1-like isoform X2 translates to MSNVRKLEECMKTLEEGIMKVKLILDGYPACTLFTSEEYMRYYDCVYLLSIRPPPYDSSTELLQRYHAALDESIYFKVLPFLKDKSGTSLLAELLRVWTNYKAMVKCLGGFFHYLDKKCTEQKSSAPLKEVCCDLLPKLFDAALLLISQDRREEPIDRSLLQGLSTFFLENGGPKKGTYYDMFEEKLLTDTSNCYSRVASEWLLSYSSTDYILKVEQCLIDEKVKLSQFLYPSSVEKLLQVVHLKLIGETTSQLIEKQKAENLNSTRYQELLSRCANLSIG, encoded by the exons ATGAGTAACGTGAGGAAGCTGGAGGAGTGCATGAAGACGCTAGAGGAGGGCATTATGAAAGTGAAGTTGATTTTGGATGGTTACCCTGCCTGTACGCTCTTCACATCGGAAGAATATATGAGATATTATGA CTGTGTTTATCTCTTGTCTATTCGACCTCCCCCATATGATTCGTCAACAGAACTTCTTCAAAGGTATCATGCTGCCTTGGATGAGAGTATATACTTCAAG GTTCTGCCTTTTCTGAAAGATAAGAGTGGCACCTCTCTGTTAGCTGAATTATTACGTGTCTGGACAAATTACAAAGCAATGGTGAAGTGTCTTGGAGGGTTTTTTCATTATCTTGATAAAAAATGCACCGAGCAGAAAAGCTCTGCACCGCTTAAAGAG GTTTGCTGTGATCTCCTTCCAAAACTTTTTGATGCTGCACTTTTACTG ATAAGTCAAGACCGCAGGGAGGAACCAATTGACAGGAGCCTACTACAGGGCCTCTCTACCTTCTTTTTGGAAAATGGTGGGCCAAAAAAAGGAACGTACTATGACATGTTTGAGGAGAAATTGCTTACAGATACATCCAATTGCTACTCTCGAGTTGCCTCTGAGTGGCTCCTTAGCTATTCTTCGACAGATTATATATTGAAG GTTGAACAGTGTTTGATTGATGAAAAAGTGAAGTTGAGTCAGTTCCTGTATCCTTCATCGGTAGAGAAACTACTTCAG GTTGTGCATCTGAAGTTAATTGGTGAAACTACAAGCCAGCTGATTGAAAAACAGAAGGCTGAGAACCTCAACTCAACAAGATATCAG
- the LOC132645927 gene encoding cullin-1-like isoform X1, with protein MSNVRKLEECMKTLEEGIMKVKLILDGYPACTLFTSEEYMRYYDCVYLLSIRPPPYDSSTELLQRYHAALDESIYFKVLPFLKDKSGTSLLAELLRVWTNYKAMVKCLGGFFHYLDKKCTEQKSSAPLKEVALSCFQNRVCCDLLPKLFDAALLLISQDRREEPIDRSLLQGLSTFFLENGGPKKGTYYDMFEEKLLTDTSNCYSRVASEWLLSYSSTDYILKVEQCLIDEKVKLSQFLYPSSVEKLLQVVHLKLIGETTSQLIEKQKAENLNSTRYQELLSRCANLSIG; from the exons ATGAGTAACGTGAGGAAGCTGGAGGAGTGCATGAAGACGCTAGAGGAGGGCATTATGAAAGTGAAGTTGATTTTGGATGGTTACCCTGCCTGTACGCTCTTCACATCGGAAGAATATATGAGATATTATGA CTGTGTTTATCTCTTGTCTATTCGACCTCCCCCATATGATTCGTCAACAGAACTTCTTCAAAGGTATCATGCTGCCTTGGATGAGAGTATATACTTCAAG GTTCTGCCTTTTCTGAAAGATAAGAGTGGCACCTCTCTGTTAGCTGAATTATTACGTGTCTGGACAAATTACAAAGCAATGGTGAAGTGTCTTGGAGGGTTTTTTCATTATCTTGATAAAAAATGCACCGAGCAGAAAAGCTCTGCACCGCTTAAAGAGGTTGCTCTTTCTTGTTTCCAGAATAGG GTTTGCTGTGATCTCCTTCCAAAACTTTTTGATGCTGCACTTTTACTG ATAAGTCAAGACCGCAGGGAGGAACCAATTGACAGGAGCCTACTACAGGGCCTCTCTACCTTCTTTTTGGAAAATGGTGGGCCAAAAAAAGGAACGTACTATGACATGTTTGAGGAGAAATTGCTTACAGATACATCCAATTGCTACTCTCGAGTTGCCTCTGAGTGGCTCCTTAGCTATTCTTCGACAGATTATATATTGAAG GTTGAACAGTGTTTGATTGATGAAAAAGTGAAGTTGAGTCAGTTCCTGTATCCTTCATCGGTAGAGAAACTACTTCAG GTTGTGCATCTGAAGTTAATTGGTGAAACTACAAGCCAGCTGATTGAAAAACAGAAGGCTGAGAACCTCAACTCAACAAGATATCAG